Proteins from one Ranitomeya variabilis isolate aRanVar5 chromosome 1, aRanVar5.hap1, whole genome shotgun sequence genomic window:
- the DOHH gene encoding deoxyhypusine hydroxylase yields MAAPSNTQVASVGRLLLDPGVALPARFRALFTLRNLGVREAVEWIGRGFGDKSALLKHELAYCLGQMRERSAVPVLCSVLRDRSQEPMVRHEAGEALGAIGDPDVLELLKEYSQDSVIEVAETCQLAIQRIEWLQSNPDAPDDNPFLSVDPAPPAEERDVPKLRAILLDDNLQLFERYRAMFALRNIGGKDAVLALIDGLQCGGSLFRHEIGYVLGQMQHEAAVPGLAAALDRLQENPMVRHECAEALGSIAQEDCLKALRTHVGDLEQVVRESCEVALDMYEYENSGDFQYANGLSQIQELAS; encoded by the exons atggcggcgcccagcaacACCCAGGTGGCGAGTGTTGGCCGGCTGCTGCTGGACCCGGGTGTAGCTTTACCAGCCCGATTCCGCGCTCTGTTCACTCTTCGTAACCTGGGCGTACGGGAAGCTGTGGAATGGATCGGCCGCGGCTTTGGAGATAAATCGGCGCTTCTAAAGCACGAACTGGCTTACTGCTTGGGGCAGATGAGAGAGCGGAGCGCGGTGCCCGTACTGTGCTCGGTGCTGCGGGACCGGAGTCAGGAGCCCATGGTGCGCCACGAAGCAG GTGAAGCTTTGGGGGCTATTGGAGATCCAGATGTTCTGGAGCTGCTGAAAGAGTATAGCCAAGACTCAGTTATAGAG GTTGCTGAGACGTGCCAGCTTGCCATTCAAAGGATAGAATGGCTTCAGAGTAACCCGGATGCTCCTGATGATAATCCTTTTCTGTCAGTggaccctgctcctcctgctgaggaAAGAGATGTACCTAAACTGCGGGCCATCTTGCTAGATGACAACTTACAGCTATTTGAGCGTTATCGGGCCATGTTTGCTCTACGAAATATTGGAGGAAAGGATGCAGTTCTGGCATTGATAGATG gtCTACAGTGTGGCGGTTCACTTTTCCGTCATGAAATTGGATATGTCTTGGGTCAAATGCAGCATGAAGCAGCAGTTCCAGGGCTTGCAGCAGCATTGGATCGCTTACAGGAGAATCCAATGGTCCGCCATGAGTGTGCTGAAGCTTTAGGATCTATTGCTCAAGAAGACTGTCTAAAAGCACTTCGAACACACGTGGGGGACCTAGAACAGGTGGTTAGGGAGAGCTGTGAAGTGGCCTTGGATATGTATGAATATGAGAACAGCGGAGACTTCCAGTATGCAAATGGTCTGAGCCAAATCCAGGAGCTGGCCTCCTAA